A region from the Arachis ipaensis cultivar K30076 chromosome B01, Araip1.1, whole genome shotgun sequence genome encodes:
- the LOC107648623 gene encoding uncharacterized protein LOC107648623 produces MEEDDSFPSSDGEAFEDKSYNEEEQNIGGKYSTKKESQRPEINIEKVNGIFNIIINEARLKNLRHTWCDTLRVKLLGRKISLPVLSRRLEVMWEKQGSIEVIDIGNDYFIVRFYSQKDLDFALTGGPWRIFYHYLAISFWKPNFNPMEAIIDHIAAWVRLPRLAIEYYEEEMLNKIGNILGRNLKVDSNTADKCRGKFARLCVELDLTESLVSQYSINRVRYIVEYEEIYNICFSCGMVGHEKSNCPKIIAQSKVQQGEDIGEKGGDENGGAQQKTKGQQENDSNEIFIKDKGKKVIEEEKMDTDHG; encoded by the coding sequence ATGGAGGAAGACGATTCCTTCCCTTCTTCGGATGGTGAGGCTTTTGAAGACAAAAGCTATAATGAAGAAGAGCAGAACATAGGAGGAAAATACTCTACGAAGAAGGAAAGCCAAAGGCCGGAAATCAATATAGAAAAGGTAAACGGTATTTTTAACATTATTATAAATGAAGCTAGATTGAAAAACCTAAGACACACATGGTGTGATACTTTAAGAGTTAAGCTACTAGGTAGGAAAATATCACTACCAGTGTTGAGCAGGAGATTGGAAGTAATGTGGGAAAAACAGGGTAGTATTGAAGTCATTGATATAGGTAATGACTATTTTATAGTAAGGTTCTATTCCCAGAAAGACCTAGATTTCGCTCTGACGGGAGGACCTTGGAGGATTTTTTATCATTACCTTGCTATCTCTTTTTGGAAGCCAAATTTCAATCCTATGGAGgctatcatagatcatattgCTGCGTGGGTTAGACTTCCTCGACTAGCCATTGAATACTATGAAGAAGAGATGTTGAATAAAATTGGTAATATTCTGGGAAGAAATTTAAAAGTGGACTCAAACACCGCAGACAAATGCAGAGGCAAGTTTGCTAGATTATGTGTGGAGCTGGATTTAACAGAGTCTTTAGTGTCCCAATACTCCATTAATAGAGTGAGATACATAGTAGAGTATGAAGAGATTTATAATATCTGTTTTTCGTGTGGAATGGTGGGACATGAAAAATCAAATTGTCCGAAAATAATAGCACAAAGTAAAGTGCAACAAGGTGAAGACATTGGGGAGAAGGGCGGTGATGAAAACGGAGGGGCTCAGCAGAAGACGAAGGGGCAACAAGAAAATGATAGTAATGAAATTTTCATAAAAGACAAGGGCAAGAAAGTAATAGAAGAGGAAAAAATGGATACGGACCATGGATGA
- the LOC107648633 gene encoding cationic peroxidase 2-like, translating into MCPCQVTCSPLQVSIFRRVSSEGATEESMCLTEEIDGGRFSGGLSWQVPTGCKDGRVSQASDVNNLPAPTDSGDVQKQKFTAKGLNTQDLITLVVCGHEDIRGTATCQFFSNRLYNFIANGLDPSIDPSFVPQLQAFCPQNSGGSNRVPLDTGSQLKFDTSYYANLRNGREILESDEALWNDASTNMFVQKYLGLRGMLGLSFSLEFGNSMVKMGNIGIKTGADGEFVRFALFCF; encoded by the exons ATGTGTCCATGCCAAGTCACCTGCTCACCGTTACAAGTCAGCATTTTCCGTAGAGTTTCAAGCGAGGGAGCCACAGAAGAGTCGATGTGTCTAACAGAAGAAATAGACGGGGGCCGATTC AGCGGTGGATTGAGTTGGCAAGTGCCTACCGGATGTAAAGATGGTCGTGTGTCACAAGCGTCGGATGTTAACAACTTGCCTGCACCTACGGACTCTGGTGATGTTCAAAAACAGAAGTTTACAGCAAAGGGCCTCAACACACAAGACCTCATTACCCTTGTTG TATGTGGACATGAGGACATACGAGGTACCGCAACATGCCAATTCTTCAGCAACAGATTGTACAACTTCATCGCAAATGGCCTTGATCCTTCCATTGACCCTTCATTTGTTCCGCAACTACAAGCATTCTGCCCTCAAAACAGTGGCGGTAGCAACCGTGTTCCCTTAGATACTGGAAGCCAACTGAAATTTGATACTTCTTACTATGCTAATTTGAGGAATGGACGCGAAATTCTTGAGTCGGATGAGGCACTATGGAATGATGCTTCCACAAATATGTTTGTGCAGAAATACTTAGGCCTAAGAGGGATGCTTGGCTTGTCTTTCAGCCTTGAGTTTGGAAATTCTATGGTTAAGATGGGCAACATTGGAATCAAGACTGGTGCTGATGGTGAGTTCGTAAGATTTGCATTGTTTTGCTTTTAA